From the Thermoanaerobaculia bacterium genome, the window TACCCAGAACCTCGATCGGTACGCGCAAGGTTCCGTCCATGATACCGAATCCTCCGGAAGAAAGCGCCCAAATTTCCGACACCGTCGACGCGTACTCCGGGAATCCTCTCTGGAGCGACGCGAGGAGCGCCGCCGCGTCGGCGAGGCGCTCGTCCGGAGCGGTGACGATCGGATAATCGCCCGGCGATTCCCGCGGATCGAAC encodes:
- a CDS encoding cell division protein FtsQ/DivIB, whose product is FDPRESPGDYPIVTAPDERLADAAALLASLQRGFPEYASTVSEIWALSSGGFGIMDGTLRVPIEVLGSDAPEKIRALFSLKPEMDSRGIVPKAIDLRFDRRVVFSGAFALGKTV